One part of the Vicugna pacos chromosome 20, VicPac4, whole genome shotgun sequence genome encodes these proteins:
- the LOC102539298 gene encoding olfactory receptor 2G3-like: protein MGMNNSSAKDDFILVGFSDQPNLEKILFVVVLISYLLTLVGNTIIILISSVDPKLKTPMYFFLTHLSLVDLCFTTSIVPQLLWNLRGPAKTITALGCAVQLYVSLALGSTECVLLAVMAFDRYAAVCKPLHYAAVMNPRLCRALAGVAWLSGVGNTLIQSTVTLWLPRCGQQWLHHFFCEVPSMIKLACVDIHANEVQLFIASLVLLLLPLALILMSYGHIVKAVMRVKSVQAWRKALGTCGSHLLVVSLFYGTITAVYIQPNSSYAHTHGKFISLFYTVVTPTLNPLIYTLRNKDVKGALGRLFHKDRDQGS, encoded by the coding sequence ATGGGCATGAACAATAGCAGTGCCAAAGACGACTTTATCCTAGTGGGCTTCTCTGATCAGCCCAACCTGGAAAAGATACTCTTTGTGGTTGTTTTGATATCCTATCTCCTGACGCTGGTGGGAAATACAATCATTATTCTCATCTCCTCCGTAGACCCTAAACTCAAAacacccatgtactttttcctcacTCACCTCTCCCTCGTTGATCTCTGCTTTACCACCAGTATTGTCCCCCAGCTGCTGTGGAACCTAAGAGGACCGGCCAAGACCATAACAGCCCTGGGCTGTGCTGTCCAGCTCTACGTCTCCCTGGCACTGGGCTCCACTGAGTGTGTTCTCCTGGCTGTCATGGCTTTCGATCGCTATGCGGCAGTTTGCAAACCTCTTCACTATGCAGCTGTGATGAACCCACGGCTCTGCCGGGCCCTGGCAGGGGTTGCGTGGCTGAGCGGAGTAGGAAACACTCTTATCCAGAGCACTGTCACCCTCTGGCTGCCTCGCTGTGGACAACAGTGGCTCcatcatttcttctgtgaggtgCCCTCAATGATTAAGCTTGCATGTGTGGACATCCACGCCAATGAGGTCCAGCTATTCATTGCTTCATTGGTCTTGCTCCTCTTGCCCTTAGCCCTGATATTGATGTCCTATGGACACATAGTCAAAGCAGTTATGAGGGTCAAGTCAGTCCAGGCCTGGCGCAAAGCTCTGGGGACATGTGGCTCCCACTTGCTGGTAGTGTCCCTCTTCTACGGGACCATCACAGCTGTCTACATCCAGCCCAACAGCTCTTATGCCCACACGCATGGGAAATTCATCTCCCTCTTCTACACAGTAGTGACCCCAACTCTCAATCCTCTCATCTACACTCTGAGGAATAAGGATGTGAAAGGAGCACTGGGAAGACTATTTCACAAAGACAGAGACCAAGGCTCATAA
- the LOC102538801 gene encoding olfactory receptor 2G3-like: MKGTNFSTPAGFILLGFSDQPQLEMVLLLVISIIYILTLMGNTAIILVSYLNPKLHTPMYFFLSNLSFLDLCFTTCIVPQMLWNFRGPEKTISYTGCVIQLYVALGLGSTECVLLTVMAYDRFNAVCRPLHYGVIMHPKLLQQLAALAWIGGFVESTIQTILVFQLPLCSHHKVDDFMCEEPALIKIACANTTFLESELTIASVLYVVIPLGLILVSYGCIVRSVLRIKSVEGRRKAFGTCGSHLIVVVLFFGTVISVYIQPKSKYTQNHSKFITLFYTVVTPSLNPLIYTLRNKEFKWALRRLLGRDSS, encoded by the coding sequence ATGAAAGGGACAAATTTTAGCACTCCAGCAGGTTTTATCTTACTGGGCTTTTCTGACCAGCCCCAGCTGGAGATGGTTCTCCTTCTGGTCATCTCCATCATATACATTTTGACACTGATGGGGAACACAGCAATCATACTGGTCTCATACTTGAACCCCAAACTCCACACACCcatgtatttctttctctctaatcTCTCCTTCCTGGACCTCTGTTTCACTACCTGTATTGTCCCACAAATGCTTTGGAATTTCAGAGGGCCTGAGAAGACCATTAGCTACACTGGTTGTGTGATCCAGCTCTATGTTGCTTTGGGGTTGGGCTCCACGGAGTGTGTCCTGCTGACTGTTATGGCCTATGACCGCTTCAATGCTGTCTGTCGACCCCTCCACTACGGTGTTATCATGCACCCAAAGCTCCTCCAGCAACTAGCAGCTCTGGCCTGGATCGGTGGTTTTGTGGAGTCTACAATTCAGACCATCCTCGTTTTTCAGTTGCCTCTCTGCAGCCACCACAAGGTGGATGATTTTATGTGTGAGGAGCCTGCCCTGATTAAAATTGCCTGTGCAAACACAACCTTTCTGGAAAGTGAACTCACCATAGCTAGTGTCCTCTATGTGGTTATACCTCTGGGGCTTATTCTGGTCTCCTATGGCTGCATTGTTAGGAGTGTGCTGAGGATAAAATCTGTGGAAGGCAGGAGGAAAGCATTTGGGACTTGTGGGTCCCACCTAATTGTTGTGGTTTTGTTCTTTGGGACTGTAATATCTGTCTACATCCAACCCAAGAGCAAGTACACACAGAATCACAGTAAATTCATCACCCTTTTCTATACTGTAGTGACACCCTCCCTTAATCCTTTGATCTACACTTTGAGGAACAAAGAGTTTAAGTGGGCTCTAAGAAGGTTGCTGGGAAGAGACTCCAGTTAG